The following proteins are co-located in the Microbulbifer sp. VAAF005 genome:
- a CDS encoding sensor histidine kinase, with protein MSGVNGELVQRVFAHFDNLCGGSGNYPGRVGGGYFLNGVISFGYGFVAISTRQLAWFFKPAWSSKVKLTVTAFVAFTVGSLHAWWWISGFATFRGLDSLIIAIPIFLFVYQIELNREQSRQLERELQEAKLHQAEQQKSLAQSQLKILQSQIEPHFLFNTLANLKMLIRHDPPKAEDLLDNFSELLRFSLKKSRCDQVSLKDELSSLECYLEIQKIRLGSRLEYEVDLSADISLETFVPPLLMQPLVENAIFHGIEPAANGGLVRLKVKQQEEQWIVEVEDNGVGLAAGINKLSSGKHNGIALSNIRERLSALYQERGKLLIQSNKQGGVTARLEFPCVP; from the coding sequence TTGAGTGGAGTTAATGGTGAACTTGTTCAAAGAGTATTTGCGCACTTTGATAATTTGTGTGGTGGTAGCGGTAATTACCCAGGCCGTGTGGGGGGAGGCTATTTTCTGAATGGTGTGATTTCTTTTGGGTATGGATTTGTAGCTATATCTACACGGCAACTAGCCTGGTTTTTTAAACCTGCTTGGTCTTCTAAAGTGAAGCTAACAGTTACAGCTTTTGTGGCCTTCACTGTAGGTTCTCTACATGCTTGGTGGTGGATATCGGGCTTTGCAACTTTTCGAGGACTTGACTCTTTAATCATTGCTATCCCTATTTTTCTTTTCGTATATCAAATCGAGCTTAATCGAGAGCAGTCTCGCCAGCTGGAGAGAGAGCTTCAAGAGGCCAAATTACATCAGGCTGAGCAGCAAAAGAGTTTGGCCCAGAGCCAATTAAAAATACTACAAAGTCAAATTGAACCTCACTTTTTATTCAATACACTGGCTAACCTCAAAATGCTTATTCGTCATGATCCCCCAAAAGCAGAGGATCTTTTAGATAACTTTAGTGAGCTTTTACGCTTTAGTCTGAAAAAATCCCGCTGTGATCAGGTATCTTTAAAAGATGAGCTAAGTAGCTTGGAGTGCTACTTGGAAATACAAAAGATACGTTTGGGGTCAAGGCTAGAGTATGAGGTTGATTTGTCTGCGGATATTAGCTTGGAAACATTTGTTCCTCCTTTATTAATGCAGCCTTTAGTGGAAAATGCGATTTTTCATGGAATTGAACCTGCAGCCAATGGTGGATTGGTTAGATTGAAGGTTAAGCAACAAGAAGAACAGTGGATTGTCGAAGTAGAAGATAATGGTGTGGGACTCGCTGCCGGTATCAATAAGCTTAGTTCAGGTAAGCACAATGGAATTGCATTGAGCAATATTCGGGAGCGACTTTCTGCTCTTTACCAAGAGCGTGGTAAGCTATTGATCCAAAGTAATAAACAGGGTGGAGTTACTGCCCGTTTGGAGTTTCCATGCGTGCCATAA
- a CDS encoding VCBS domain-containing protein: protein MPDTLKFLTAFSLSVLLTACGGGGSSSSSSSDEATETETSTDSSDSNDSDNEGEDTGGYTFNPSSPLATLVVGSQEYASGTLTLEDTDSNSPTFQASSVAGDYGDFTLYESGNWEYQLNTNSQNLNDGESVEDTISFELTDGSTLYVVFSVQTIEATESSIVFIFMNFSDVSVEDDLSVSQIADMAFNDTDSLDNAYQENSLGQLKFSRHLSSDTALDQYCYGEDSDESTSIDCFNYSIPDSQNGGVLSIEDAQSRSGSEYNDDGYTWRDNATSWIESNYVDSNSQPVDLSDWRHRVYIFPEAAASAGLVGTGVASVGGRWSMIIADSDQLIMGHEIGHNIGLSHAGNDDNNDGDTNDSGESEYGSDGSLMGNAWQSRLFGSGHRDYMGWYDSFPGYTETIEAVSGSTTSIEFQAIELTAGELSGTLPQLLKVESIGSRNGENYYYIEYHVEHDTLNPRPHHENAVTVHYLSGTSNNNVTANQVATLSTIGESFTDSSAGITIEFLSTDSSNNSATVSVTYDE, encoded by the coding sequence ATGCCTGATACCCTAAAATTCCTTACAGCATTCAGCTTATCCGTTCTCCTCACAGCTTGCGGCGGAGGCGGCTCCAGTAGTAGCAGTTCCAGCGATGAGGCTACTGAAACGGAAACAAGCACTGATAGCAGTGACAGTAACGACTCCGATAACGAGGGGGAAGATACGGGCGGGTACACCTTTAACCCCAGTAGCCCCCTGGCAACACTTGTCGTAGGGTCACAAGAATACGCCAGTGGAACCCTCACCCTTGAAGATACTGATAGTAATAGCCCCACCTTTCAGGCCAGTAGTGTTGCCGGAGACTACGGTGATTTTACCCTCTATGAAAGTGGCAACTGGGAATACCAATTAAACACCAATTCTCAGAACTTAAACGATGGCGAGTCGGTGGAAGACACTATATCTTTTGAACTCACAGATGGCAGCACTCTTTATGTTGTATTCTCAGTTCAAACCATCGAAGCTACAGAGAGCAGCATCGTCTTTATCTTTATGAACTTCTCAGACGTCTCTGTAGAAGATGATCTCAGTGTTTCCCAAATCGCCGATATGGCTTTCAATGACACAGATTCTCTCGACAATGCCTACCAGGAGAATTCTCTGGGACAACTGAAGTTTAGCCGCCACCTTAGTAGTGACACAGCACTGGACCAGTACTGCTACGGAGAAGACAGCGATGAAAGCACCTCTATCGACTGCTTCAACTACAGCATTCCTGACAGCCAAAATGGTGGGGTGTTGAGTATCGAAGATGCACAATCCCGCTCTGGCAGCGAGTATAACGATGACGGCTATACCTGGAGAGATAACGCAACCAGCTGGATTGAAAGTAACTATGTAGACTCCAATAGCCAACCTGTAGATCTCAGTGATTGGCGTCACCGGGTCTACATTTTCCCTGAAGCTGCAGCTAGCGCGGGATTAGTTGGCACAGGGGTGGCCTCTGTTGGTGGCCGCTGGAGTATGATAATTGCCGATAGCGATCAACTGATTATGGGCCATGAAATTGGCCACAATATTGGCCTGAGCCACGCCGGCAATGACGATAATAATGATGGAGACACCAACGATAGTGGTGAGAGCGAGTATGGCAGTGACGGCTCCCTAATGGGCAATGCCTGGCAGTCGCGCTTATTCGGAAGTGGTCATCGTGACTATATGGGGTGGTATGACTCATTCCCCGGATACACTGAAACCATTGAGGCAGTTTCAGGCAGTACTACTAGTATTGAGTTTCAAGCTATAGAGCTTACTGCAGGTGAGCTTAGTGGCACTCTTCCCCAGCTCTTAAAGGTAGAGAGTATTGGTAGCAGAAATGGGGAAAACTACTATTACATCGAATACCATGTTGAGCACGACACCCTCAATCCCCGCCCACATCACGAAAATGCGGTAACGGTTCACTACCTTAGCGGCACTAGCAATAACAATGTTACCGCCAATCAGGTCGCCACACTGTCCACTATTGGGGAGAGCTTTACTGACTCATCCGCTGGGATCACTATTGAATTCCTATCCACTGACAGCAGCAATAACTCTGCAACTGTTTCCGTAACTTACGATGAATAA
- a CDS encoding response regulator receiver protein yields MIKFKAFILLIVLSFPAVADEIWFTSTITRVYPHGDGRFVITFADDSTSCTNGVDPKYHWVKVGEKGVTEEGLNLMFGAALAGAAAGKQVRVNFDDSTSYCYISRLFVIY; encoded by the coding sequence ATGATAAAATTTAAGGCTTTTATTCTTTTAATTGTTCTTTCGTTTCCAGCGGTTGCGGATGAAATTTGGTTTACTTCAACGATCACAAGAGTATATCCCCATGGAGATGGCCGATTCGTTATAACGTTTGCTGACGATTCTACCAGCTGCACAAACGGTGTTGATCCAAAGTACCATTGGGTAAAGGTCGGGGAGAAAGGTGTTACAGAGGAAGGGTTAAATCTGATGTTTGGTGCAGCTTTAGCAGGAGCTGCAGCAGGAAAACAAGTTCGAGTTAATTTTGATGATAGCACGAGCTACTGTTATATAAGTAGGTTGTTTGTTATATATTGA
- a CDS encoding DUF5992 family protein, with translation MKKALLLFCALFSVDGWASGGYIAQSVEITAVANTAANGMSFTVKTANGNGLCNGESITFPLSVAGNAGNNEEIHSRAYAAALTALTTGKKVSIYSYEDSSVCNRAAFIEIFQ, from the coding sequence ATGAAGAAAGCATTACTATTGTTTTGTGCTTTGTTTTCGGTAGATGGGTGGGCTTCTGGTGGATACATAGCTCAAAGTGTCGAGATTACGGCAGTGGCAAATACCGCAGCAAATGGTATGTCTTTTACGGTGAAGACAGCTAATGGTAACGGCTTATGTAATGGTGAGTCCATAACCTTCCCTTTGTCGGTGGCAGGTAATGCAGGAAATAATGAGGAGATTCATAGCCGAGCCTACGCTGCTGCTCTTACCGCGCTGACAACTGGAAAGAAGGTTTCTATATATAGCTATGAGGACTCCTCGGTTTGTAATCGTGCGGCCTTTATCGAGATCTTTCAGTAA
- a CDS encoding DUF5992 family protein — translation MKKIISCSLMALSVQANASAGWIATDVEISAVTNTKSNGEGFAIIVTDGNDSYPCEDTTIYFPLDSAGSSGRDQDIHNRAFSLSIAALTTGKRVSIYSYSDSSSCNEATYIKLSK, via the coding sequence ATGAAAAAAATTATTTCTTGCAGTTTAATGGCACTCTCTGTGCAGGCAAATGCTAGTGCAGGCTGGATTGCTACTGATGTAGAAATTTCTGCAGTTACAAATACAAAATCTAACGGCGAAGGTTTTGCGATTATTGTTACCGACGGTAATGATAGCTACCCTTGCGAAGATACAACAATCTATTTTCCCTTAGATTCAGCTGGAAGTAGTGGAAGAGATCAAGACATTCACAACAGAGCATTTAGCCTATCTATAGCAGCATTAACCACAGGAAAGAGAGTAAGCATATATAGCTATTCAGACAGTTCAAGCTGTAACGAAGCCACCTATATAAAGCTTAGCAAGTAA
- the csrA gene encoding carbon storage regulator CsrA, with protein MLILKRRTGENLRIGTNISVTVLEVKGNQVKIGINAPKSLPVYREEIYVRIRRSSL; from the coding sequence ATGTTGATTTTAAAGCGCCGGACCGGCGAGAACTTAAGAATTGGAACCAATATCTCAGTTACAGTATTGGAGGTTAAGGGCAATCAAGTGAAGATAGGGATCAATGCCCCCAAATCCCTGCCTGTTTACCGCGAAGAAATTTATGTGCGAATCAGGAGGAGTAGCCTGTGA